Proteins encoded within one genomic window of Ranitomeya variabilis isolate aRanVar5 chromosome 4, aRanVar5.hap1, whole genome shotgun sequence:
- the LOC143764311 gene encoding carotenoid-cleaving dioxygenase, mitochondrial-like, translating into MDFILSALYRIPGLNYFFNKETNQLCASTGEQKESIAPLFQTVEETPQPVPTRITGTVPGWITGSLLRNGPGRYEFGNDKFNHWFDGMALMHKFTIEKGNVTYMSKFLQSDSYKANESENRIVVSEVGTVAMPDPCKTMFQRFVAMFEMPKPTDNGNVNFVKYKKDYCVSTETNIFHKVDLATLGTAGKVDWSKYIAVNGATAHPHYDPDGTAYNMGNSYGKQGTFYNIIKVPAQESEDEDVLYGAQVICSIPASDNFYPSYYHSFGMTENYIVFIEQPIKINVLKIRMSNMTGSPIIDCFSWDPRYDTIFHVANKHTGELHSVKFHAQAFAMFHQINAYEDEGCIVLDLCCQDDGTAIKIYQLQNLRKSGEALNEFYNSVPKSLPLRFVLPLNTKTPHDTKINPLSYSTATAEKRADGKLWCSPEQLYDRTFEDIGSLDFPAINYSQYNTKKYRYFYGSGLQRVIGSCLVKVDVNTKQCTTWQEDGFYPSEPVFVPSPHSCAEDDGVILSVVVSPRPDKTTFLLILDAKNFKEIGRAEVSVQIPYGFHGIFVAQNEEAQSANGSSEEDM; encoded by the exons ATGGATTTTATACTCTCAGCCCTCTACAGAATACCAG GTCTCAATTATTTCTTTAATAAAGAGACAAATCAGTTGTGCGCTTCCACCGGAGAACAGAAGGAAAGTATTGCACCATTATTCCAGACTGTGGAAGAGACGCCGCAGCCCGTCCCCACCAGAATTACCGGGACTGTGCCGGGATGGATCACCGGTAGTCTGCTCCGCAATGGACCGGGCCGATATGAGTTTGGAAATGACAA ATTTAATCACTGGTTCGATGGGATGGCTCTTATGCACAAATTTACAATTGAGAAGGGAAATGTAACTTACATGAGTAAGTTTCTTCAAAGCGACTCCTACAAGGCAAACGAAAGTGAAAACAGGATTGTGGTTTCTGAAGTTGGCACTGTGGCCATGCCAGACCCCTGCAAGACAATGTTTCAGCGCTTTGTAGCCATGTTTGAAATGCCAA AACCGACCGACAACGGGAACGTGAACTTTGTGAAATACAAGAAGGATTATTGTGTCAGCACAGAAACCAACATATTCCATAAGGTGGATCTAGCAACACTGGGAACAGCAGGAAAG GTTGACTGGAGTAAATATATTGCTGTGAATGGGGCAACAGCTCATCCTCATTATGACCCTGATGGGACTGCATACAACATGGGCAATTCTTATGGCAAGCAGG GAACGTTCTACAACATTATTAAGGTGCCTGCTCAGGAATCCGAGGATGAAGATGTACTGTATGGAGCGCAGGTTATTTGCTCTATACCAGCAAGTGACAATTTCTATCCCTCATACTACCACAGCTTTG GAATGACAGAAAACTACATTGTGTTCATAGAACAACCAATCAAGATCAATGTGCTGAAAATAAGGATGAGCAACATGACCGGGTCACCCATAATTGACTGCTTTAGCTGGGATCCCAGATACGACACCATTTTTCATGTGGCAAATAAACACACGGGCGAG CTGCACTCTGTGAAATTTCATGCTCAGGCATTTGCCATGTTTCATCAAATCAATGCATATGAAGACGAGGGCTGCATTGTGCTTGATCTCTGCTGTCAGGATGATGGCACGGCTATAAAGATATACCAGCTGCAAAATCTACGCAAATCTGGGGAAGCTCTGAATGAG TTCTACAATTCAGTTCCAAAGTCTTTACCTCTCCGGTTTGTGCTTCCTCTGAATACAAAGACGCCACATGATACAAAAATCAACCCCCTCAGCTATAGCACGGCCACAGCTGAGAAAAGAGCTGATGGCAAG CTGTGGTGTTCACCAGAACAGCTGTATGATCGCACATTCGAGGACATCGGAAGCCTCGACTTTCCTGCCATTAACTATTCCCAGTACAACACTAAGAAGTATCGCTATTTCTATGGCTCTGGGCTCCAGCGTGTCATAGGGAGCTGCCTGGTGAAGGTGGATGTTAACACCAAGCAGTGTACG ACTTGGCAGGAAGACGGCTTCTACCCCTCGGAGCCAGTGTTTGTCCCTAGCCCACATTCATGTGCCGAGGATGATGGGGTGATTCTCTCTGTCGTAGTCTCACCGCGGCCG GACAAAACAACCTTTTTACTTATTCTAGATGCTAAAAACTTCAAAGAAATTGGACGTGCAGAAGTTTCTGTTCAGATTCCTTATGGCTTCCACGGGATCTTCGTGGCGCAAAATGAAGAAGCTCAATCAGCGAATGGCAGCAGCGAAGAAGACATGTAA